The Streptomyces sp. NBC_00224 genome contains the following window.
TGACGGTGTTACGCGAGTACGCACGTGACGTCCAGCGTCAGGCCGAGATGACGCCCCGCCAGCCCGCGGGCGGCGGTCACCGCGAAGTCGGTGCGGTCCACCCGGGTGGTGGCACGGACGGTCAACGAGGCCGTACGTATCTCCGTGCGCACGATCGCAAGGCTCGCGGGCCGGGAGATCCCGCACACGGTGAGCGTGCCGGAGACGGACGTGGTGTCCACCCGCTCGGCGACGAACGTGATCAGCGGGTGCCGGTCGGTGTCCAGGAACC
Protein-coding sequences here:
- a CDS encoding YceI family protein, with amino-acid sequence MDATDKPTAEPTPTTPRLGRYTISTDRSSITFKSRHLFGLLPVRGTFAILGGTVDVAEPLSGSRVRVEVEAASFGTGNDRRDTDVRSARFLDTDRHPLITFVAERVDTTSVSGTLTVCGISRPASLAIVRTEIRTASLTVRATTRVDRTDFAVTAARGLAGRHLGLTLDVTCVLA